The Bacillus spongiae genomic interval CACTTATTAGATGTTAAAATCGGAATGACGTTCTCTGGTGGTTTGATTGACTATATTCTATTTGGATTGATTAACCCGCAAACAAATGCGTGGCTAGTTATTCCAGTTGGTTTAGTATTTGCTGTCATTTACTACTTCGGTTTCCGCTTTGCAATCCGTAAATTCAATTTAATGACTCCAGGTCGTGAGGAAGAGGAAATTGAAGAAGGTGAAAGTGTAGAAGCTTCCGAATTAGCTCATGAAGTATTAGACGCAATGGGTGGAAAAGAAAACATTGCTCACTTAGATGCATGTATTACTCGACTACGTGTTTCTGTTAACGATGCGAAGAACGTTGATAAAAACCGACTTAAGCAACTCGGTGCTTCTGGTGTATTAGAGGTAGGAGATAACATTCAAGCTATTTTTGGACCGAAATCAGATACACTGAAATCTCAAATGCAAGATGTTATGAATGGGAAATCTCCTCGTCCTGCAAAAACCAATGCAGAGGCAGAAGTGAAGCAACAAGTTGAGGAAGTAACACCAAAAGCCATTCGTAATGAAGAAGCGTTAAAAAATGAAAAAATCATTTCTCCTATTAAAGGGGAATTAAAACCGATTACAGAAGTACCTGACCAAGTGTTCTCAGGTAAAATGATGGGTGACGGATTTGCTATTGTTCCTTCTGAAGGCATGATCGTATCTCCAGTCAACGGTAAAATCGTCAATGTATTCCCGACGAAGCATGCGATTGGAATTGAATCTGATGCTGGCCGCGAAGTTCTTATTCACGTAGGTATTGATACGGTTAAGCTTCAAGGAAAAGGATTTGAAACTCTTGTTCAAGAAGGGGATGTTGTAGAAGCTGGTCAAGCGCTATTGAAAGTGGATCTTGACTATATTAAAAACAACGCACCTTCAATTATGACACCAATTGTCTTCACGAACTTAAAAGAAGGCGAGCAAGTCATTATTGAAAAAGCAGGAGCGGTAGCATTAAAGCAAGCGGATATCATTAGCATCCGATAATAGCAAGAAAGAAAAGCTCACCTCGCGAGGTGAGCTTTTTTGATGGAAATAATTTTTATCTTCATCTCCCGATAACCTTTGTGAAAAATGATCTTTCTAGAGCCATTTGACCATGTCGATGTTTTATTTGTTGTTTCCATTCAAAAGCTAATAGGAGTGATACTCTGGTTATCGTTCATTTTAAAGGTTTTTTGCTTTAGCGCCCTTGATACAAATGGAAAGAGCACTTCCAAAGAGGCAAGAAGCGTTTTCGTCAAACAAACATTATGAATAGGATATTTGTTAAGGAAGTCGTGCTGGACTAACGCCACTTCTCCCAAAAAGAAAGACCCTTCATCTTTCGTCAATAATTGTGTTAATGATTCGAACCCTTCTATTGTTGTGTAAATCACACCTTTCCCAAACTGGAAATCTAAAAAAGGGTGTTCCATGGTAATGGAGCGGATTTTAGCTTTTAACGCCAACCCATGTTTTACTTAGAATGGTGAAATCCCCTTTTGTCGGTAAATTTGGTACGAAAGAATTCCTTTGATAATTCTCCAATTGAGCATGATTCAATTGCTTTCTTGACCAAACTCAATTGTTGTGTCTGTTCCTGGTCCAGTC includes:
- a CDS encoding aminopeptidase, which encodes MALKAKIRSITMEHPFLDFQFGKGVIYTTIEGFESLTQLLTKDEGSFFLGEVALVQHDFLNKYPIHNVCLTKTLLASLEVLFPFVSRALKQKTFKMNDNQSITPISF